One Gimesia aquarii DNA segment encodes these proteins:
- a CDS encoding dicarboxylate/amino acid:cation symporter — MKKIPLHYQILIALIVGTFLGFLFNPGEITLADLSLTASRSETGYQVIEKYAGDQQKEYEFKDRNELVANYPELAKLFAMGELEKPVTVEVNQRSIHIVDSVKKVTLTYTRSIDQKMVVTSYSASSGEELVKKYPQWETDYFLFGTGLSQKVMVISKWLGDLFLRLLKMVTIPLIVTSLITGIASLGNATRFGAMFSKTLLYYLFTSLLAISTGILVVNLIRPGIGAELPGGSGVLSSGRESVGSIFLDMIDRLIPTNIIHSLGAGEFLSIISFSMLAGIFIILVGGKHAKVLTDFFQAGFEVMMRMTMFVISLAPIGVTAFMIYAVSSQGIEIFKTLGWYMITVSLALLIHAVVILPCLLKFVAGRSPLQFAHAMSPALMTAFSTASSNGTLPLTMTCVEENAKVSNEVSSFVLPLGATINMDGTALYEAVAVLFIAQAYTGVVMPLPDQILVAVTALLASIGAAGIPHAGLVMMAIVLQAVGLPLEAQGVIIAVDRVLDMCRTSVNVWSDSCGCAIIERYRGPAASSNST, encoded by the coding sequence ATGAAGAAAATTCCGCTGCATTATCAAATTTTGATTGCTCTGATCGTGGGGACCTTTCTCGGTTTTCTCTTCAATCCAGGTGAGATTACGCTTGCTGATCTTTCATTGACTGCCAGCCGATCAGAGACAGGCTATCAGGTGATTGAAAAGTATGCAGGTGATCAACAGAAAGAATATGAATTCAAAGATCGCAATGAACTTGTTGCAAATTATCCCGAATTGGCCAAATTATTTGCCATGGGAGAACTCGAAAAACCGGTAACTGTGGAAGTGAATCAGCGGTCAATTCATATCGTCGATTCTGTAAAAAAAGTGACGTTGACTTACACGCGGTCTATCGATCAAAAGATGGTTGTAACTTCTTACTCTGCGTCCAGCGGTGAAGAGCTTGTCAAAAAATATCCTCAATGGGAAACTGATTATTTTCTGTTTGGTACCGGTCTTTCACAAAAAGTGATGGTGATTTCCAAATGGCTGGGTGACTTATTTTTGCGGTTGTTAAAGATGGTGACGATCCCTTTAATTGTCACTTCATTAATTACGGGTATTGCAAGTCTGGGAAACGCGACTCGATTTGGAGCCATGTTTTCCAAGACCCTCTTGTATTACCTGTTTACCAGTTTGCTAGCGATCAGTACTGGAATTTTAGTTGTGAACTTGATTCGACCTGGAATTGGTGCTGAACTGCCGGGAGGCAGTGGAGTTCTCTCCTCAGGACGGGAATCAGTAGGCTCCATTTTTCTGGATATGATCGATCGGCTCATTCCGACAAACATTATTCACTCCTTGGGGGCAGGGGAGTTCCTTTCGATTATTTCTTTTAGCATGTTGGCGGGAATATTTATTATTCTGGTCGGTGGTAAGCATGCCAAAGTACTCACAGATTTCTTTCAAGCTGGTTTTGAAGTCATGATGCGAATGACGATGTTTGTGATCAGCCTGGCTCCTATTGGAGTGACGGCATTTATGATCTACGCTGTCTCTTCACAGGGAATTGAAATCTTTAAGACACTCGGCTGGTATATGATTACCGTTTCTCTAGCCTTACTGATTCATGCAGTGGTCATCTTGCCTTGTCTCTTGAAATTTGTCGCAGGTCGTTCTCCATTACAATTTGCGCATGCGATGAGCCCCGCCTTGATGACGGCGTTCTCGACTGCTTCCTCGAATGGAACATTACCTTTGACGATGACCTGTGTAGAAGAAAATGCAAAGGTTTCCAATGAGGTCAGTTCGTTCGTGCTTCCTTTAGGAGCGACAATCAATATGGACGGGACCGCATTGTATGAAGCTGTCGCGGTGTTGTTTATTGCGCAAGCTTACACGGGGGTGGTTATGCCACTGCCAGACCAGATCTTAGTCGCTGTTACGGCTTTACTAGCCAGCATTGGTGCGGCTGGTATCCCACATGCCGGATTGGTGATGATGGCGATTGTGTTACAAGCAGTAGGCCTGCCACTCGAAGCTCAGGGAGTGATTATTGCCGTCGATCGAGTATTGGATATGTGCCGCACATCGGTCAATGTCTGGAGTGATTCCTGTGGATGTGCGATCATTGAACGTTATCGCGGACCAGCTGCTTCTTCAAACAGTACCTGA
- a CDS encoding Gfo/Idh/MocA family protein, whose product METINGQLNRKLRMALVGGGQGSFIGRVHSIAACLDNRAELVAGALSSNPEKAKASAPAYDIKPDRAYGSIEELVEQESSLPEDQRVDFISIATPNHTHFSIAKTAVEAGFNVVCDKPMTFDLAQAEELKALVESSGVVFAVSHNYTGYPLVRMAREMILNDELGEIQAIRSNYIQGWLRSRLEEEDQKQAAWRTDPAKSGAAGAFGDIATHAYNLGRYMTGLLPEEISCNLKIFAPGRQLDDYGHATIRFQNGALGTVTASQISHGRENDLFIEIDGTKGALAWRQEEPNQMVIRRNGQPHSVYTRDPNAPYMNESGAAACRLPSGHPEAFFEAFANIYRSAFDAMVQRISGQSFEAKNTIYPNVYDGVEGMFFIQQSVASSHENGAWLPFQCESARR is encoded by the coding sequence ATGGAAACAATAAACGGTCAACTCAATCGTAAACTGCGAATGGCGCTCGTGGGTGGGGGACAGGGTTCGTTTATCGGTCGGGTTCATTCCATCGCCGCCTGCCTGGATAATCGAGCGGAACTGGTGGCAGGCGCACTTTCATCGAATCCTGAAAAAGCAAAAGCATCTGCGCCGGCTTATGATATCAAGCCAGATCGCGCTTACGGATCCATAGAGGAGCTTGTTGAACAGGAGTCGTCATTACCTGAAGACCAACGTGTTGACTTTATCAGCATTGCGACACCCAACCACACTCATTTTTCTATTGCGAAAACAGCAGTAGAAGCCGGGTTCAATGTGGTCTGCGATAAACCCATGACGTTTGATTTGGCTCAGGCTGAAGAACTAAAAGCTCTGGTCGAAAGTTCTGGCGTTGTGTTTGCTGTCAGTCACAATTACACAGGTTATCCCCTGGTGCGAATGGCGCGGGAAATGATCTTGAACGACGAGCTTGGGGAAATTCAGGCGATTCGTTCCAACTACATTCAGGGGTGGTTGCGATCACGTCTGGAAGAAGAAGATCAGAAACAGGCTGCCTGGCGAACCGATCCTGCAAAATCAGGAGCGGCAGGTGCTTTTGGCGATATTGCCACACATGCCTACAATCTGGGACGCTATATGACGGGGCTGCTTCCCGAAGAAATTTCATGCAACTTAAAAATCTTCGCGCCCGGGCGTCAGCTGGATGATTATGGCCATGCCACCATTCGTTTTCAAAATGGCGCGCTGGGAACAGTGACTGCCAGTCAGATTTCACACGGACGTGAAAATGATCTGTTTATCGAGATCGATGGAACAAAAGGCGCGCTGGCATGGCGACAGGAAGAACCCAATCAGATGGTGATCCGCCGCAATGGTCAACCACATTCAGTTTACACACGGGATCCTAATGCCCCTTATATGAATGAATCAGGAGCGGCTGCCTGCCGTTTACCTTCGGGACACCCGGAAGCGTTTTTCGAAGCATTTGCGAATATTTACCGTTCCGCATTTGATGCTATGGTCCAGCGTATTTCTGGCCAATCTTTTGAAGCAAAAAATACGATCTATCCTAATGTTTACGATGGTGTCGAAGGGATGTTCTTCATTCAGCAATCGGTTGCCAGCAGTCACGAAAATGGTGCCTGGTTGCCTTTTCAATGTGAAAGCGCCAGACGTTAA
- a CDS encoding class I SAM-dependent methyltransferase: MSSESHSELDYFQSLHQSPEIFDLIQQHTGSEFHLQKQLRKNYSQDLVRAALTLSELRIRGRAKFFHADQMWFDRKSLEQSTPELVSQYKAQRFLGTVYDFCCGMGGDLISLAKHSTVIGVDLEPLLCQFARWNSEVYGVSESVTVLNSSIEEVQDRQGWLHIDPDRRPHSGGKVIRIEDYLPDLETLLEFIPQFQGGAIKLSPASNFAGKFPETETELISLNGECKEATIWFGELAGDQEFRATAISKEGNVDSIAGHPLDAFVSLTDAGEYIYDPDPAVVRSGLLDVVADQFSLSRLDPEEEYLTSTEKVESPFFRRFKILETLSNNEKEIRKYFRTAPFGQLEIKCRRIPVSIENLRRKLSLKGDAAGVLIIARLQGKARALICERE; the protein is encoded by the coding sequence ATGTCCAGTGAGTCACATTCCGAGCTTGATTACTTTCAAAGCCTTCATCAATCGCCTGAAATCTTTGACCTGATTCAACAGCATACAGGTTCAGAATTTCATTTGCAGAAGCAGTTAAGAAAAAATTATTCGCAGGACCTTGTACGGGCTGCATTGACTCTCTCTGAATTACGAATACGGGGCCGTGCTAAATTTTTCCACGCGGATCAGATGTGGTTTGACCGAAAAAGCCTTGAACAGTCAACACCCGAACTGGTTTCACAATATAAAGCACAGCGATTTTTGGGGACAGTCTATGATTTTTGTTGTGGTATGGGAGGAGACCTGATTTCCTTAGCGAAGCACAGCACTGTTATCGGTGTTGACCTGGAACCGTTGTTGTGTCAATTCGCACGTTGGAATAGTGAGGTCTATGGCGTTTCCGAATCTGTGACGGTGTTGAATTCTTCCATCGAAGAGGTACAGGATCGGCAGGGGTGGTTGCACATTGATCCTGATCGACGGCCTCATTCTGGTGGCAAAGTGATTCGAATCGAAGATTATTTACCTGATTTAGAGACTTTGCTGGAGTTCATTCCACAGTTCCAGGGAGGTGCGATCAAACTTAGCCCTGCCAGCAATTTTGCCGGGAAGTTTCCTGAAACTGAGACGGAACTGATTAGTTTGAATGGCGAATGTAAAGAAGCAACAATCTGGTTTGGCGAGTTAGCCGGTGATCAGGAATTTCGGGCCACTGCGATTTCGAAAGAGGGTAACGTCGATAGTATTGCCGGTCATCCGCTGGATGCTTTTGTCAGTCTCACAGACGCAGGCGAGTATATTTACGATCCCGATCCTGCTGTCGTACGTTCGGGTTTATTGGATGTGGTCGCTGATCAATTTTCACTCAGTCGCTTGGATCCCGAAGAAGAATATCTGACATCGACAGAAAAAGTGGAATCACCTTTTTTCAGACGTTTCAAAATTCTAGAAACGTTATCGAATAACGAGAAGGAGATCCGCAAGTATTTTCGAACCGCGCCTTTTGGTCAACTGGAAATCAAATGTAGACGAATTCCTGTTTCCATTGAAAATCTGCGTCGTAAATTATCTTTGAAGGGTGATGCAGCAGGAGTTTTGATTATCGCTCGATTACAGGGAAAAGCACGGGCCTTAATTTGTGAACGGGAATAG
- a CDS encoding UvrD-helicase domain-containing protein, with protein MSNEPKYTDQQAAAINRRDVSIALSAGAGCGKTFVLTQRFLKLIEPGTPSDRLNHIVAITFTERAAREMRDRIRETCLEQLRNCPVEEVAHWQAVIRGLDSARISTIHSFCTSILRTHAVSANLDPHFGLLEQGTSDAFLRKVVREAVHELLKQENVDGMQMVYQYGLEKTYELLITLVPQQFRIEFDHFAGMTAEKLAARIREFWSQTFVPLQLEEIANSESTQFLIKLMNEYQPAHPKMRERFQVLNSRLPELKNGAEQNRSELLATLISHAKIQGAGTKKDWDDLDIYEQVKNGFELLRKTLGKIYENLAPDASRFLLAAETSLMVLRVTEFVAKRYQQSKSEKGLLDFDDLLLQTRDLFRRDPHARQRAAAGIQFLMVDEFQDTDPVQSEIVRALCGKELLTGKLFLVGDAKQSIYRFRRADPEVFHQLRMEIPEAGRLPLSTNFRSQPAILNFTNCLFSSAMEHYYEPLMPFDKKQHSPTPGIEFLFASPDDPELKGAEAVRETEAEWIAARVRQLLDDETPRVWAKNSQTGERELRRVEPGDICILFRALSNVSLYEKALQKQDLDYYLVGGRAFYAQQEIYDVSNLCQYLDNPDDELSLLGILRSPFFSLSDDTIYSIVRNAETLAEAIRTLPPDELQPEQKRQVLYAQSVLAELRSKKDRLSLAELLNLALERTGYDAALLNEFLGERKIANLRKLIELARNFESTGLFTLKDFVQRIRDSILEESKEELAATLPETSDVIRLMTIHQSKGLEFPIVIVADLDRKSHGGSKAPFLHPEWGALLSLPAERGVVPENYAFKMHHALEQRANEEETVRLLYVAVTRAADYLILSAGLPYDRKYQSPWMKLLARHFDLSTGTPAVDPYLGKISLGTTSADQIPQIHVHQVKPQLTFKRVQKRKELKPSQFLQALEQVTPEALPITYTPFHPDRGERTHVSVSHLEEIDAELQQSLIHWQGEIVTEHSLTSDEATQLGTLTHAVIERLEPDQPGQATQIVESILFDQPSQIQQRLKPLIMQQISAWYQSDLCKILESASSHYRELDFLLRWPEAGSEADQMDQKRSVPITIMGTIDALFKTAAGEWMLLDYKTGPRLAHMSNEDLTEEYEFQLGVYTLAVEQLIGGRPDAIGLAVVHDTVRVVQFNLNETRLDEISQRISRAISYLNQHTPATEGR; from the coding sequence ATGTCAAACGAGCCTAAATATACCGACCAGCAGGCCGCCGCCATCAATCGGCGTGATGTGTCTATTGCGCTCTCTGCAGGTGCTGGATGTGGAAAAACATTTGTTTTGACGCAGCGGTTTCTAAAACTAATTGAGCCGGGAACTCCGTCTGACCGACTGAACCATATTGTTGCGATTACTTTTACGGAACGAGCGGCCCGTGAAATGCGGGATCGAATACGTGAAACGTGCCTTGAGCAGTTACGAAACTGCCCTGTAGAAGAAGTAGCACATTGGCAAGCCGTCATCCGTGGCCTGGATTCGGCTCGGATCAGTACGATTCATTCCTTTTGTACTTCGATTTTGAGAACTCATGCTGTGAGTGCCAATCTTGATCCTCATTTTGGGTTATTAGAGCAGGGAACCAGCGATGCATTCTTACGGAAAGTGGTTCGAGAAGCGGTTCACGAACTCTTGAAACAGGAAAATGTCGATGGAATGCAGATGGTCTATCAGTATGGATTGGAAAAAACATACGAATTATTGATTACTTTGGTACCTCAGCAATTTCGGATTGAATTTGACCATTTTGCTGGGATGACGGCCGAAAAACTGGCTGCCCGGATTCGAGAGTTTTGGAGTCAGACATTCGTTCCTTTGCAGTTGGAAGAAATCGCCAATTCAGAGAGTACCCAATTTTTAATCAAACTCATGAACGAGTATCAGCCGGCTCATCCCAAAATGAGAGAACGTTTTCAAGTTCTCAATTCTCGACTTCCTGAATTGAAAAACGGTGCAGAGCAAAACCGAAGCGAATTACTAGCAACACTGATCTCACACGCTAAGATTCAAGGGGCGGGAACCAAAAAAGACTGGGATGATTTAGATATTTACGAACAGGTTAAAAATGGATTTGAGTTATTGAGAAAAACTTTGGGCAAGATTTATGAAAATCTTGCTCCAGATGCTTCTCGTTTTTTATTGGCTGCTGAAACCAGTTTAATGGTACTACGAGTGACCGAATTTGTTGCGAAACGGTACCAGCAGAGTAAATCAGAGAAAGGACTTTTGGACTTTGATGATCTGCTGCTGCAGACACGTGACCTGTTTCGCCGAGATCCGCATGCCCGGCAACGTGCTGCTGCCGGCATTCAATTTTTAATGGTTGATGAATTTCAAGATACGGATCCAGTTCAAAGCGAGATTGTTCGTGCGCTGTGTGGCAAAGAGTTACTAACAGGGAAACTCTTTTTGGTGGGCGATGCGAAACAGTCGATATATCGTTTTCGGCGCGCGGATCCGGAAGTCTTTCACCAATTGCGGATGGAAATTCCCGAAGCAGGGCGTTTGCCATTAAGTACTAATTTTCGAAGCCAGCCAGCGATTCTGAATTTCACGAATTGTCTCTTTTCTTCAGCGATGGAGCACTATTACGAACCCTTAATGCCATTCGACAAAAAACAGCACTCACCAACTCCTGGCATTGAGTTCCTCTTTGCGTCCCCTGATGACCCGGAACTGAAAGGAGCAGAAGCAGTTCGTGAGACGGAAGCGGAATGGATTGCGGCTCGGGTACGACAATTACTGGATGATGAAACGCCACGTGTTTGGGCTAAAAATTCACAAACAGGCGAACGGGAGTTAAGACGTGTTGAGCCAGGGGATATTTGCATTCTGTTTCGTGCACTCTCGAATGTAAGTTTGTATGAAAAGGCATTACAGAAACAGGACCTGGATTATTATCTGGTTGGTGGGCGTGCCTTTTATGCACAACAGGAAATCTATGATGTAAGCAATCTTTGCCAATATCTGGATAATCCCGATGACGAATTGAGTTTACTGGGTATTCTGCGTTCACCTTTTTTCAGCCTTTCCGATGATACTATCTATTCGATCGTCCGTAATGCAGAAACCTTAGCGGAAGCAATACGCACACTGCCTCCCGATGAATTACAACCAGAACAGAAACGCCAGGTGCTTTATGCTCAAAGTGTGCTTGCGGAGTTACGCTCAAAAAAAGACAGGCTCTCGCTGGCCGAACTGTTGAATTTGGCATTAGAGAGAACAGGCTATGATGCGGCTCTACTGAATGAATTTCTGGGTGAGCGTAAAATTGCCAATCTGCGAAAGTTAATCGAATTGGCTCGCAATTTTGAATCGACGGGGCTATTTACTCTGAAAGATTTTGTACAGAGAATTCGAGATTCGATTTTGGAAGAAAGTAAAGAAGAACTGGCGGCGACTCTACCGGAAACCAGTGATGTGATTCGGCTCATGACAATACATCAGTCAAAAGGGCTCGAATTTCCAATCGTGATTGTGGCAGACCTTGATCGCAAGTCACACGGGGGGAGTAAAGCTCCTTTTTTACATCCCGAATGGGGAGCGTTGCTCTCTCTTCCTGCGGAACGCGGGGTTGTCCCTGAAAACTATGCATTCAAGATGCACCATGCGTTGGAACAGAGGGCGAATGAAGAGGAAACCGTTCGCCTGCTGTATGTCGCTGTGACACGTGCTGCTGATTATTTAATTCTTTCTGCTGGATTACCCTATGACCGCAAATACCAGTCTCCTTGGATGAAGCTTTTGGCACGGCACTTTGATTTAAGTACAGGCACACCAGCCGTTGATCCTTATCTCGGTAAAATTTCATTAGGGACTACTTCTGCTGACCAAATTCCCCAAATCCATGTGCACCAGGTTAAACCACAACTTACATTCAAGCGTGTACAAAAACGAAAGGAATTAAAGCCCAGTCAGTTTTTACAGGCGCTGGAGCAGGTGACTCCTGAAGCATTGCCTATAACCTATACTCCTTTCCATCCTGATCGAGGAGAGAGAACTCATGTGAGTGTTTCCCATCTGGAAGAGATTGATGCTGAGTTACAGCAATCTCTCATCCATTGGCAGGGGGAAATAGTTACAGAACATTCATTAACTTCAGACGAAGCCACACAGCTGGGGACACTCACGCATGCTGTCATTGAACGTCTGGAGCCGGATCAGCCTGGTCAAGCTACGCAGATTGTGGAATCCATTCTCTTTGATCAGCCATCACAGATTCAGCAGAGGTTGAAACCTCTGATCATGCAGCAGATTTCCGCCTGGTATCAGTCTGATCTCTGTAAGATATTGGAGTCAGCAAGTTCGCATTATCGTGAGCTGGATTTTCTGTTGCGGTGGCCTGAAGCAGGCAGCGAAGCGGATCAAATGGACCAAAAAAGAAGCGTACCCATCACAATTATGGGAACGATTGATGCGCTCTTTAAGACAGCAGCAGGTGAGTGGATGTTGTTGGATTATAAAACCGGGCCGCGTCTCGCACACATGTCTAATGAAGATTTGACCGAAGAGTATGAATTTCAATTGGGAGTGTATACACTGGCCGTTGAACAACTCATCGGAGGCAGGCCAGATGCAATTGGTCTGGCGGTTGTGCATGATACTGTGCGCGTTGTGCAATTCAATTTGAATGAAACACGACTCGATGAAATTTCTCAGAGAATATCACGAGCGATATCTTATCTGAATCAACATACGCCAGCGACAGAAGGTCGTTAA
- a CDS encoding PD-(D/E)XK nuclease family protein, which yields MQPDIQILIGTAGSGKTGYLLNQYRDALQSGLTEQSPGTTLWISPTIRSRRQVLNQLLCEQMTVCFAPNVYTFEAFAETILKSLDEPIQTLPEISKRYLLRSIVDDLIVTQQVQYFYSIAGTSGFLDLISSFISELKREEIWPDQFSEAFGKLHSDSNQKDRELALIYQRYQTALHELRRYDSEGRFWSARTALQEGKWGPFDRFRLIVLDGFADFTHTQYEILELLATRTDKLLISLPQEIELRRSDLFAKSVVAKQVLETRLPGTVKTVCFEGDSTQTSHWQISQALFDNPREIKPLVTADQMKVLAVAGQRNELEVLATEVKRLLLQGVLPEEIVVAFRSTLEYGDLIEETFTAAGIPYFLGVEQDFSRFSVVRALFAFLQIEIENWSFESIMSILDSNYFSPDWPEYQEGRAVRSLSRVLRQLKIDSGRIDVLNALEKASGTAVELVNQYPEQPKWEAHQEETQAAYQLAKRLSEATQRLRGKELFVDWIDIVISLANEFGLSKVWNKDQAEKDLLDERDQFVWDRFQKLLFHAVAQIEQIEQFHQRDAFPLDLVAFRGLLLDLIEQQTISLQTDESGRVSVLDAAQLRNLSIPYLMIGGLSEASFPRSHREDCLYSEKERGELKQCGLSLKLHANQQQEEMLLFYEVITRFSKQLILSYPAISSTGQPLFPSPYLTTLVDLFQPSALPIQNVSELNPLPRKEQTLSKRDLRVLATHQLKQDQPGLFLNLLDKPDLKCVAKNILAASEMAIHRFETEGFTEYEGILVSPQNRRAIRERFPREYEFSTTQLELYLSCPYQFFTQSVLGIDVSEPPELRTNYLQRGIHVHGILTKLYELLLEQGESEQLYAADRIEALFLELLNQRVSDSFAETKLQQVLLTIEKQILEDWASLFAEQSESYGSQFDELWDAPPAIVGREVPFGKVPAEPDPTQRHYQHLTLGGGEEETRVRGQIDRIDLGSIAGQKYFNIIDYKTGRALPSATEIRSGKKLQLALYLIAAKRLEMIDVDAEPFHLGYWKVQETGFVMPLRSRKKMVEPISGEDLELLEMTIEGLVPHLAQLIRNGIFPVQVDEKMAHLDPAFYSVCRFSQVESYQDSLGKQIDLLQYSQIDQANPEECS from the coding sequence ATGCAGCCGGACATTCAAATCTTAATTGGTACAGCAGGTTCCGGTAAAACGGGTTATTTGCTGAACCAGTATCGAGATGCCTTGCAGTCAGGACTCACAGAGCAATCTCCCGGAACGACACTTTGGATCTCTCCTACTATTCGTTCACGTCGGCAGGTTTTGAATCAATTACTCTGCGAGCAGATGACGGTCTGTTTTGCACCCAATGTTTATACCTTTGAAGCTTTTGCCGAGACCATTTTAAAATCGCTGGATGAACCGATTCAGACATTGCCTGAAATTTCCAAACGATATTTGCTGCGAAGTATTGTTGACGACCTGATTGTGACACAGCAAGTCCAGTATTTTTATTCTATTGCCGGAACGTCGGGATTTCTGGATTTAATTTCCAGTTTCATCTCTGAACTGAAACGAGAAGAAATCTGGCCTGATCAATTTTCTGAGGCCTTTGGGAAACTCCATTCCGATTCGAATCAGAAAGACCGGGAGTTGGCGCTGATTTATCAGCGTTACCAGACTGCGCTACATGAGTTGCGGCGATACGATTCTGAAGGGCGCTTCTGGTCAGCGCGGACTGCTTTGCAGGAGGGGAAATGGGGACCTTTCGATCGATTTCGTTTGATTGTCCTGGATGGGTTTGCTGACTTCACTCATACGCAATATGAAATTTTGGAATTATTAGCAACTAGAACTGACAAGTTACTGATCTCGCTTCCACAGGAAATCGAGTTGCGTCGGAGTGACTTGTTTGCTAAGTCAGTTGTCGCAAAGCAAGTCTTGGAAACACGATTACCTGGAACAGTAAAAACGGTTTGTTTTGAAGGAGATTCTACTCAAACTTCCCATTGGCAAATTAGCCAGGCATTGTTTGATAATCCAAGAGAGATCAAGCCGCTGGTAACTGCCGATCAAATGAAAGTGCTGGCAGTCGCAGGACAACGCAATGAGTTGGAAGTCTTGGCGACAGAAGTGAAACGACTTTTATTACAAGGGGTTTTACCAGAAGAGATTGTGGTTGCGTTTCGGTCTACGCTCGAATATGGCGATTTAATCGAGGAAACTTTTACCGCAGCCGGTATTCCTTACTTTCTTGGAGTTGAGCAAGATTTTTCCAGATTCTCTGTCGTGCGAGCCCTCTTTGCTTTCTTGCAGATTGAAATCGAAAACTGGTCGTTTGAGAGCATCATGTCGATTCTTGATTCAAATTATTTTTCCCCTGATTGGCCAGAATACCAGGAGGGGAGAGCTGTACGCAGCCTCTCGCGTGTCTTACGTCAGCTCAAAATCGATTCAGGAAGAATTGATGTTTTGAATGCGTTGGAAAAGGCCAGTGGAACAGCAGTAGAACTTGTTAATCAATATCCGGAACAACCGAAGTGGGAAGCCCATCAGGAGGAGACTCAGGCGGCATACCAACTTGCGAAGCGACTTTCAGAAGCAACACAAAGACTGAGGGGTAAAGAACTCTTTGTAGATTGGATCGACATTGTTATTTCACTCGCAAATGAGTTTGGCCTATCAAAGGTATGGAACAAAGATCAAGCAGAAAAAGATCTTCTTGATGAGCGCGATCAATTTGTATGGGATCGATTTCAAAAGCTGTTATTTCATGCGGTCGCTCAAATAGAGCAAATTGAACAATTTCACCAGCGGGATGCATTCCCTCTGGATTTGGTCGCATTTCGTGGCCTGTTATTGGATCTCATTGAGCAGCAAACCATTTCCCTGCAAACGGATGAATCAGGTCGGGTTTCTGTTTTGGATGCCGCACAGTTAAGAAATTTAAGTATTCCTTATCTCATGATTGGCGGTCTGAGTGAAGCCAGTTTTCCCCGAAGTCATCGGGAGGATTGTCTCTACAGTGAGAAAGAGCGAGGGGAATTGAAGCAGTGTGGTCTTTCACTCAAGCTGCATGCCAATCAGCAGCAGGAAGAAATGTTACTGTTTTATGAGGTGATCACTCGCTTCTCGAAGCAACTGATTCTGAGTTATCCCGCGATCAGTTCCACAGGGCAACCTCTTTTTCCGAGTCCTTACCTTACTACTTTGGTTGACTTGTTCCAGCCTTCCGCACTACCAATTCAAAATGTAAGTGAACTGAATCCTCTTCCGCGCAAAGAGCAGACGCTATCAAAGCGTGACTTACGAGTCTTAGCAACGCATCAATTAAAACAGGATCAGCCGGGGTTGTTTTTGAATCTCTTAGATAAACCTGATTTGAAATGCGTTGCGAAGAACATTCTGGCGGCTTCGGAAATGGCCATCCATCGTTTCGAAACGGAGGGGTTTACAGAGTACGAAGGAATTCTGGTCTCACCTCAAAACAGACGTGCGATACGTGAACGGTTTCCTCGCGAATACGAATTCAGTACCACGCAACTGGAATTATATTTGTCTTGTCCCTATCAGTTTTTTACACAGAGCGTACTCGGGATCGATGTGTCTGAACCACCGGAGTTAAGAACGAATTATCTTCAGCGCGGAATTCATGTACATGGTATCTTGACAAAGTTGTATGAACTTCTATTAGAACAAGGTGAAAGTGAGCAGCTGTATGCGGCTGATCGAATTGAAGCATTGTTTCTGGAATTATTGAATCAGCGAGTTTCCGATTCTTTTGCAGAAACCAAACTGCAACAAGTGCTGCTCACAATTGAAAAACAAATTCTAGAAGATTGGGCTTCTCTCTTTGCGGAACAATCAGAGAGCTATGGAAGTCAGTTTGATGAGCTTTGGGACGCACCTCCCGCGATTGTAGGACGTGAGGTTCCCTTTGGTAAAGTTCCTGCAGAACCAGATCCAACACAAAGGCATTATCAGCATCTGACGCTGGGGGGCGGAGAGGAAGAAACGCGGGTCAGAGGTCAAATTGATCGCATTGACCTGGGGAGTATCGCGGGTCAAAAATATTTTAACATCATCGACTATAAAACCGGACGAGCGCTTCCCTCCGCCACAGAAATTCGTTCAGGGAAGAAGCTCCAGCTTGCACTCTATCTGATTGCAGCAAAGAGATTGGAAATGATTGATGTCGATGCCGAACCGTTTCACCTGGGCTACTGGAAAGTTCAGGAAACTGGTTTTGTTATGCCGCTACGTTCCCGAAAAAAAATGGTGGAACCGATTTCGGGTGAGGATCTGGAGTTACTGGAAATGACGATTGAAGGTCTGGTGCCTCATCTGGCGCAATTGATCCGCAATGGAATTTTTCCGGTACAGGTGGATGAAAAAATGGCTCACCTCGATCCGGCTTTTTACTCTGTCTGCCGTTTCTCACAAGTCGAGAGTTATCAGGATAGTCTGGGTAAGCAGATAGATCTACTGCAGTATTCACAAATCGATCAGGCGAATCCCGAAGAATGTTCCTGA